The genomic region CGACGAAACCGCTGAGATTGCCTATCAGCGCGCGCTGCGGAATCAGGGCGCCCTTGGCCGGGCCTGTCGTGCCGCTGGTGTAGATCAGGACAGCGGCATCGTCGGCCGACAGGCGCTCAGGCAAGAAGCGCGCATCCTCGGCCTGCAGGGCCGCCATCCAGCCGACCTCGTGTTCGAGCGGCGCGCAGTCGCCGACCACGATCAGGCATTGGAGCTGCGGGCATTGCGGCCGCACCGAGCGCACCGCCTGCAGCGCACCGCACTCGACCAGGGCCAGCACGGCGCCACTGTCCTGAAGGCGATATTCCATCGCCTCGGGACCGAACAGCATGGACAACGGCATGGCCACCGCACCCAGCTGGTTGATGGCGATATGGGCCACGGCGGTTTCGAAGCGCTGCGGCAGCACGATGGCCACGCGGTCCCCGCGCTTCACGCCCTGGTGGCGCAGCACGTTGGAAAGACGGTTGGCGGCGCGTTGCAGCTGGCCGTAGCTGTAGTGGGCGCGGCAGCCGCTGTCGCTCTCGAACAGCACGGCCGGCGCATCGGGCGTCTCATGGGCCCAGCGGCCACAGCAGGCCTCGGCAATGCTGAAGTCCTCGGGCACGGACCAGCGGAACGCGCGATGGATCTCGGCGTAGCGGTCGGCTGCTTGTTCTACCGGCTCCGGCCTGACTTGGCCCATTCCCAACCCCCCTCTGCTTATTGCGCAAAAGAAGCGAGGGGCAGAGGGTAGCCAGCGGCGGCGGCCAGCGGCCTATGGATTTCCCGCACATAAACTCGGCCGCCATGAGCATTCGCCTGATCCACAACCCCGGCTGTTCCAAGTCGCGCGCTGCGCTGGCCCTGCTCGAACAGCAAGGCCTGCCATTCGAGACCATCGACTACCTGGCCAGCCCCCTGACGCTGGACGAACTGCGCGACTTGCAGCGGCAACTGGATCTGCCGGCCCGCGCGCTGTTGCGTGAGTCCGAGGATGACTTTGCGCGACTGGGCCTGGCCGACCCGACACTGTGTGAGGAGCAACTGCTCACTGCCCTGGCCAGCCATCCGCCATTGCTGCAGCGCCCCATCGTCCTGTGCGGCGACCGGGCGCTGATCGCACGACCACCCGAACTGCTGCTGGCCTTTCTCGCCGCCTGAGCCATCCCTCCATCCGTTCCCGGAGATGCCGTCCGCCATGCAAGCTCGCTACCGCCTCGCTCCCCTGCTGGTCCTGATGCTGGGCCTGGCCCAGGCGGCCGACCGCCATGTGCCGACCATCGACGAGCTGCTGCAGCTCAAGAGCCTGTCCGGCGGCACGCAGATCTCGCCCGACGGCCGTTACGTGGCCTATGCGATCAGCCAGGCGGACTTCAAGCAGGACGCCTTCGTCACCTCGATCTGGCTGGCCGACACCCGCGACGGCACGAGCCGCCAGCTGACTCAGGGAACCAAGTCGGCCCATGGGCCGCAGTGGTCGCCCGACGGCCGCTACCTGGCTTTCCTCAGCAACCGGGCCGAGGACAAGGAACAGCTGTTTGCGATACGGCCCGATGGCGGCGAGGCGGTGCAGCTGAGCAAGTCCGAGACCTCCTTGCGCGCCTTTGCCTGGTCGCCCGATGGCAAGGCCATCGCCTACACGGCCAACGAGGCGCCAAGCCAGGCCAGCAAGGACCGCAAGGCCCATTTCGCCGACTACGAGGTGGTGCGCAAGGAGACCCAGCCCGCCCAGCTGTGGACATTGGAAACTGCCGAAGCGCTCAACGCGCCGCAGGCCGGCAAGCAGCGTACCCACAACCCCAGACTCAGCATCGAGGGCTTCAGCTGGTCGCCGGACGGTCGCCAGATCGCCTTCAGCGGCGCCGCGTCGCCCGAGCCGCGCCACCTGGCCACCAGCGACATCTACCGCCTGGTGCTGGCCGACAACAGCGTCGAGCCCGTGGTCCGGCAGCCGGGCCCCGACCAGAACCCGCAGTGGAGCCCGGACGGCCAGCAGATCGTCTTCGTCAGCGCCATGGGCCAGACCGATTTCTTCGCCCTGAACCTGCGCCTGGCCGTGGTGCCGGCCGAGGGCGGCATGGCGCCGCGGTCGATCAGCAATGCCTTCGACGAGAACCCCTCGCTGATCGCCTGGAAGGCCGACGGCGTCTACTTCAATGCGCTGCAGCGCACGGCCAGCCACCTGTTCCGGGCTGACCCGGCGAACGGACGCATTGCCCGCGTCACCGCGCCCGACAGCCTGATGGCCAGCTCGTTCTCGCTGACACCGGACGGCAAGCGCATTGCCTTTGCAGCGCCCTCGCCCACCAGCCTGTCGGAAGTCTTCGTCAGCGATGCCGCCAGCTTCGCGCCCAAGGCTGTTACCCAGCTGACCGAGCAGACCCGCGACTTCCTCATGGCCAGCCGCGAGCTGGTCCGCTGGAAAAGCCAGGACGGCACCGAGATCGAGGGCGTGCTGATCAAGCCGGCCGACTTCGATGCAGGGAAGAAATACCCGCTGCTGACCATCATCCACGGCGGACCGACCGGCATTGACCGGCCGACGCTGCTGGACACGCGCTACTACCCGGCCGACCTCTTCGCGGCCCGCGGCGCCCTGCTGCTCAAGGTCAACTACCGCGGCAGCGCCGGCTATGGCGAAAAGTTCCGCCGGCTGAACGAACGCAACCTGGGCGTGGGCGATGCCTGGGATGTGGTCTCGGGCGTGGACCATCTGGTGGCACAGGGCCTGGTGGACAAGCACCGCGTGGCCAGCATGGGCTGGAGCCAGGGCGGCTTCATCTCGGCCTTCCTGGGCACGGCCACGCAGCGCTTCGTCGCGGTGTCCATGGGCGCCGGCATCTCGGACTGGGCGACCTACTACTACAACACCGACATACCGCAGTTCACTCGCAACTACCTGGGCGCCACGCCGGTGCAGGACCCGGCGGTCTATGCCAGGACCTCACCGTTCGGCTACATGAAGCAGGCCCGCACGCCGACGCTGATCCAGCACGGCGAGCTGGACAAGCGCGTGCCCATCGCCAACGCCTACCAGCTGCGCCAGGCGCTGGAGGACCAGGACGTGCCGGTGGAGATGATCGTCTACAAGGGCTTCGGCCACGGCATCACCAAACCCAAGTCGGCGCGGGCCCAGATGCAGCACAACCTGGACTGGTTCGCGCACTGGATCTTCAAGGACCCGCTGCCCGACTTCGCCGCGCCCAGCGTGCCCAAGGCCAAGAAGGATTGAAACTCAGCGCTTGTAGGCCTGCAGCGCCGGACCGGCGATGCGGCAGACGCGCCAGTCGTCCATCAGCACCGCGCCCATCTTCTTGTAGAACTCGATGGCGTTGACGTTCCAGTCCAGCACGCTCCATTCGAAGCGGCCGTAGTCGCGCGCCACGGCGGTCTCGGCCAGGCGGGTCAGCAGGGCCTTGCCCAGGCCGCTGCCGCGGTGCTGGGGCTGGACGTACAGGTCTTCCAGGTACAGGCCCGGCTTGGCCAGGAAGGTGGAGAAATTGGTGAAGAACAGGGCGAAGGCGATCAGCTCGCCCTGCGTCCCCTCGGCCACCAGGCATTCGACCACCGGCCTGGCGCCGAACAGGTGCGGATGCAGGGTCTCGGGCGTGGCCTGGGCCAGGTGGCCCAGCTTCTCGAAATCGGCCAGCTCCTGGATCAGGCCGACGATGGCCGGCACATCGGAGGGGCGGGCTTCGCGGATGCGATGGTCATGGTTCATGGCCGGCATTGTCGCTGTCGCCCCGCCGACAGCAGGGCCGCGGCAGAGCGCCTACATTGAGGCCCATGCCTGAGACCGCCTACTCCGTCCGCCGCACCGCGAGCAGCGAATTCATTCAGCTCCGCGGCCTGCGCCACCACCTCTTGCGCTGGGGCGATGCCTCGCTGGTCAAGGACGACAAGCCGCTGCTGGTGATGCTGCATGGCTGGATGGACGTGGGCGCCTCGTTCCAGTTTGTCGTCGATGCGCTGGCCCGGCTGGGCGAGCAGCGCGCCATCGTCGCCATGGACTGGCGCGGCTTCGGTCTGACCGAGAACAGCGGCGGCGACGCCTACTGGTTCCCCGACTACCTGGGCGACCTCGACGCCCTGCTCGACGCCATCAGCCCCGACGCCCCGGTGGACCTGCTGGGCCACAGCATGGGCGGCAATGTGGTGATGAGCTTTGCCGGCGTGCGGCCCGGCCGCATCCGCAAGCTGATCAACCTGGAAGGTTTCGGCCTGCCGGAGACGAAACCGGAGATGTCGCCTGGCCGCCTGGTCGCCTGGCTGGACGAGCTGAAGCAGCCGCAGCAGCTCAAGCCCTATGCCTCGCTCGCCGAGGTGGCGGCGCGGCTGCGCAAGACCAATCCCCGCCTCAGCGCCGCCAAGGCCGACTGGCTGGCGCCGCACTGGGCGCGCGAGGTCGAGGGGCAGTGGATCATCCTGGGCGACCCGGCCCACAAGCGCACCAATCCCATCCTCTACCGCAAGGCCGAGGCGCTGGCCGCCTGGTCGGCGATCGAGGCACCCACGCTCTGGGTTGAGGGCGACTCGACCAATCTCTCGCAATGGTGGGGCGACCGCTATCCGCGCGAGGATTTCGAATCGCGCCTGGCCGTGGTCCAGAACCTGCAGCGCTGCACGCTCAAGGACGCCGGCCACATGCTGCACCACGACCAGCCCGAGGCGCTGGCCGAGCGCCTGGCCTCATTCCTGGCCTGAACGGCCGGCTTGCTCTTCGTCGAGCCGGTTCATCCGGCGAGCGTAGATCCAGCTGATCGCCAGGTAGGCGATCAGCGCACCCTGCGAAGCCACCCAGAAGCTGAAGGGCCAGCCGAAGAAGACGAAATCCAGGTCGCGAGCAAAGAAGGGCACGACGAAGGTGGGCACGGCCCAGAGCACGACCAGCAGCCAGGTCAGCCGCATATTGCTGCGCCAGTAGCGGCGCTGGCGATCGGTATTCACTGGCATTGGGTGTTCTCCAGGCAGAGCCGGAGCTTGAGCGCCGTGGCCGTGAGCCACAGGCCCAGGGCCAGCCAGGGCGCCCAGCGGCGGCCGGCCGGCTGCTCGAAGGGCCGCACCACCACGTCCAGCAGGCCGTAGAAGAAATTGCCCTCGCGCCGCGCGCCAATGAGGGCGCCGAGCAGGGTCCGG from Pelomonas sp. SE-A7 harbors:
- a CDS encoding alpha/beta hydrolase: MPETAYSVRRTASSEFIQLRGLRHHLLRWGDASLVKDDKPLLVMLHGWMDVGASFQFVVDALARLGEQRAIVAMDWRGFGLTENSGGDAYWFPDYLGDLDALLDAISPDAPVDLLGHSMGGNVVMSFAGVRPGRIRKLINLEGFGLPETKPEMSPGRLVAWLDELKQPQQLKPYASLAEVAARLRKTNPRLSAAKADWLAPHWAREVEGQWIILGDPAHKRTNPILYRKAEALAAWSAIEAPTLWVEGDSTNLSQWWGDRYPREDFESRLAVVQNLQRCTLKDAGHMLHHDQPEALAERLASFLA
- the arsC gene encoding arsenate reductase (glutaredoxin) (This arsenate reductase requires both glutathione and glutaredoxin to convert arsenate to arsenite, after which the efflux transporter formed by ArsA and ArsB can extrude the arsenite from the cell, providing resistance.) yields the protein MSIRLIHNPGCSKSRAALALLEQQGLPFETIDYLASPLTLDELRDLQRQLDLPARALLRESEDDFARLGLADPTLCEEQLLTALASHPPLLQRPIVLCGDRALIARPPELLLAFLAA
- a CDS encoding S9 family peptidase, which encodes MQARYRLAPLLVLMLGLAQAADRHVPTIDELLQLKSLSGGTQISPDGRYVAYAISQADFKQDAFVTSIWLADTRDGTSRQLTQGTKSAHGPQWSPDGRYLAFLSNRAEDKEQLFAIRPDGGEAVQLSKSETSLRAFAWSPDGKAIAYTANEAPSQASKDRKAHFADYEVVRKETQPAQLWTLETAEALNAPQAGKQRTHNPRLSIEGFSWSPDGRQIAFSGAASPEPRHLATSDIYRLVLADNSVEPVVRQPGPDQNPQWSPDGQQIVFVSAMGQTDFFALNLRLAVVPAEGGMAPRSISNAFDENPSLIAWKADGVYFNALQRTASHLFRADPANGRIARVTAPDSLMASSFSLTPDGKRIAFAAPSPTSLSEVFVSDAASFAPKAVTQLTEQTRDFLMASRELVRWKSQDGTEIEGVLIKPADFDAGKKYPLLTIIHGGPTGIDRPTLLDTRYYPADLFAARGALLLKVNYRGSAGYGEKFRRLNERNLGVGDAWDVVSGVDHLVAQGLVDKHRVASMGWSQGGFISAFLGTATQRFVAVSMGAGISDWATYYYNTDIPQFTRNYLGATPVQDPAVYARTSPFGYMKQARTPTLIQHGELDKRVPIANAYQLRQALEDQDVPVEMIVYKGFGHGITKPKSARAQMQHNLDWFAHWIFKDPLPDFAAPSVPKAKKD
- a CDS encoding DUF4212 domain-containing protein, with the protein product MPVNTDRQRRYWRSNMRLTWLLVVLWAVPTFVVPFFARDLDFVFFGWPFSFWVASQGALIAYLAISWIYARRMNRLDEEQAGRSGQE
- a CDS encoding GNAT family N-acetyltransferase, whose amino-acid sequence is MNHDHRIREARPSDVPAIVGLIQELADFEKLGHLAQATPETLHPHLFGARPVVECLVAEGTQGELIAFALFFTNFSTFLAKPGLYLEDLYVQPQHRGSGLGKALLTRLAETAVARDYGRFEWSVLDWNVNAIEFYKKMGAVLMDDWRVCRIAGPALQAYKR